Genomic DNA from Alkalihalobacterium alkalinitrilicum:
CCTAATCATGTTCTAATGAAAAGGAGGCAATTAGTATGACGATCCAGTTTTTATTTTTCACGATTACGATTACGAAACGTAAAATAGCGGAAACTGATGTTGAAAAATATCACCAACGTGAACAACGTGAAAAAGAAATAAAAGAAAAGATTGACCGCTACAGACATGTACGTCAATATTTCTAATAGTAAAATAAAGAAGAGCGTTCAAAGATTGAACGCTCTTTCTATTGGTTTGGGAGTGAATCCTTCGTGACAATTCGTGTTTTGATTATACG
This window encodes:
- a CDS encoding YrzI family small protein, whose amino-acid sequence is MTIQFLFFTITITKRKIAETDVEKYHQREQREKEIKEKIDRYRHVRQYF